The Garra rufa chromosome 18, GarRuf1.0, whole genome shotgun sequence genome window below encodes:
- the LOC141290728 gene encoding vasopressin V2 receptor-like: MRMASWEENLGQPNRSVLEMEGPPDLSSSLFNLSSSYGGTGAFLWLFPSENVTWTTTRPTIQPVAPPRVRDQALAQAEIGVLGLVLALTTLGNGFVLWVLLRRKKHHAPMHLFMVNLCVADLVVAFFQVLPQLVWDITEHFQGPDALCRSVKYLQIVGMFASSYMIVAMTVDRHYAICCPLQAYRGGAPSRWNTPIIVAWGLALVLSLPQVFIFSRSEVSPGVFECWGHFAEPWGLKAYVTWMTVAVFVLPALIITVCQVRIFREIHDNIYLKSERVVTAEFKRNSVFFHFPQREGGRGRTRERSRQSRHSYHAADSSLSQAHCSPSHHAGEEASSSTLYDGYSHTIPCRSSVYEPSIQTHLQNPTNHLSDPSHSQSLSANSVCALAGHPNTSGASELWPDVLPDAFPLPTDYSHPPPLPGVTKAMSKTVRMTLVIVLVYTICWSPFFIVQLWAAWDPDPPNQGAAFTILMLLASLNSCTNPWIYTAFSNSVSRELLALLRCHTRSPRRGSLPDDSTATHTSTNTKDSIY; the protein is encoded by the exons ATGAGGATGGCCTCTTGGGAAGAGAATCTGGGTCAGCCCAATCGCTCTGTGCTGGAGATGGAGGGGCCACCGGACCTGTCCAGCTCCCTCTTCAATCTCAGCAGCAGCTATGGGGGCACGGGGGCTTTCCTCTGGTTGTTTCCATCAGAGAATGTTACATGGACCACCACAAGGCCCACAATCCAGCCAGTTGCCCCTCCACGGGTACGGGACCAAGCCTTGGCCCAGGCGGAGATCGGGGTGCTGGGGTTGGTGCTTGCCCTCACCACTCTGGGTAATGGATTTGTGCTGTGGGTGCTGCTGCGTAGGAAGAAACATCACGCTCCCATGCACCTCTTCATGGTCAATCTATGTGTGGCTGACCTGGTAGTGGCCTTCTTTCAG GTGCTGCCACAGCTGGTGTGGGACATCACAGAGCACTTCCAGGGGCCTGACGCTCTGTGTCGCTCTGTCAAGTATTTGCAGATTGTCGGGATGTTTGCATCATCCTATATGATCGTTGCTATGACTGTGGATCGGCACTATGCTATCTGCTGCCCCCTGCAAGCATATCGCGGAGGCGCACCCTCTCGCTGGAACACCCCCATTATAGTTGCGTGGGGCCTGGCCCTTGTGCTTAGTTTGCCACAG GTGTTTATCTTCTCGCGGTCAGAGGTGTCCCCTGGGGTGTTTGAATGCTGGGGCCACTTTGCTGAGCCATGGGGTCTTAAAGCATATGTCACCTGGATGACTGTGGCTGTATTCGTATTGCCAGCCTTAATCATCACTGTCTGTCAG GTTCGCATCTTTAGAGAAATCCATGACAATATCTACCTGAAGTCTGAGCGGGTGGTGACGGCAGAATTTAAAAGGAACTCTGTCTTCTTCCACTTTCCTCAGCGGGAGGGAGGCAGAGGAAGGACCAGAGAGAGATCCAGACAGAGCAGACACAGCTACCATGCTGCTGACAGCAGTCTCAGTCAAGCTCACTGCAGCCCCTCACATCATGCAGGAGAGGAAGCTTCTTCCTCAACCTTATATGATGGCTACTCTCATACTATACCCTGTAGGAGCTCTGTCTACGAGCCCTCCATCCAAACTCACCTGCAAAACCCCACCAACCATCTCTCAGACCCCTCCCATTCTCAGTCATTATCAGCCAATAGCGTGTGTGCGCTGGCTGGACACCCAAATACCTCTGGAGCTTCTGAACTGTGGCCAGACGTGCTTCCAGATGCTTTTCCCCTTCCGACCGACTATTCGCACCCGCCGCCTCTCCCAGGTGTGACTAAGGCCATGTCTAAGACGGTGAGGATGACTCTTGTCATTGTGCTGGTCTACACCATCTGCTGGTCTCCTTTCTTTATTGTTCAGTTATGGGCAGCCTGGGACCCCGACCCACCAAACCAAG GGGCTGCTTTCACTATCCTGATGCTACTAGCCAGTCTAAACTCCTGCACTAACCCATGGATCTACACAGCCTTCTCTAACAGTGTGTCCCGTGAGCTGCTCGCACTGCTGCGCTGCCATACCAGATCCCCACGCAGAGGTTCGCTGCCGGACGATTCAACCGCAACTCACACATCAACCAACACCAAGGACTCCATATACTGA